A region of Homo sapiens chromosome 17, GRCh38.p14 Primary Assembly DNA encodes the following proteins:
- the TMEM102 gene encoding transmembrane protein 102: MASAVWGSAPWWGPPPPAPARPLTDIDFCSGAQLQELTQLIQELGVQESWSDGPKPGADLLRAKDFVFSLLGLVHRRDPRFPPQAELLLLRGGIREGSLDLGHAPLGPYARGPHYDAGFTLLVPMFSLDGTELQLDLESCYAQVCLPEMVCGTPIREMWQDCLGPPVPGARDSIHRTESEESSKDWQSSVDQPHSYVTEHEAPVSLEKSPSDVSASESPQHDVVDLGSTAPLKTMSSDVTKAAVESPVPKPSEAREAWPTLCSAQVAAWFFATLAAVAESLIPVPGAPRLVHAARHAGFTTVLLATPEPPRRLLLFDLIPVVSVAGWPEGARSHSWAGPLASESASFYLVPGGGTERPCASAWQLCFARQELALKARIPAPLLQAHAAAQALLRPLVAGTRAAAPYLLRTLLYWACERLPALYLARPENAGACCLGLLDELGRVLEAGTLPHYFLNGRQLRTGDDSAALLGELARLRGDPARALRAAVEEAKVARKGGGLAGVGGGAH, translated from the exons ATGGCTTCCGCAGTCTGGGGGAGTGCCCCCTGGTGGGGCCCGCCGCCCCCGGCCCCAGCTCGGCCGCTCACGGACATCGACTTCTGCTCCGGGGCGCAGCTGCAGGAATTGACCCAGCTGATCCAGGAGCTGGGTGTGCAGGAGAGCTGGAGTGACGGGCCCAAGCCGGGAGCCGATCTCCTCCGGGCCAAGGACTTTGTCTTCTCTTTGCTTG GTCTAGTTCACCGCCGGGACCCTCGCTTTCCTCCCCAGGCAGAGCTCTTGCTGCTTCGTGGTGGGATTCGCGAGGGCTCCCTGGATCTGGGGCATGCACCCCTGGGTCCCTACGCCCGGGGACCTCACTACGATGCCGGCTTCACACTCCTAGTGCCCATGTTTTCACTGGACGGCACTGAACTGCAACTGGACCTGGAATCCTGTTACGCACAGGTCTGCCTCCCAGAGATGGTGTGCGGAACCCCCATCCGGGAGATGTGGCAGGATTGCTTAGGACCCCCAGTCCCAGGAGCACGTGATTCGATCCACCGAACGGAGAGCGAAGAAAGTTCCAAGGACTGGCAAAGCTCTGTAGACCAGCCGCACAGCTACGTCACTGAGCACGAGGCGCCGGTGTCTTTGGAAAAATCGCCTAGTGACGTTTCAGCGTCCGAGTCGCCTCAGCATGACGTCGTCGACCTTGGCTCTACCGCACCTTTGAAAACAATGAGTAGTGACGTCACCAAGGCAGCCGTCGAAAGCCCAGTCCCAAAGCCGTCGGAGGCTCGGGAAGCGTGGCCCACATTATGTTCCGCCCAGGTGGCTGCCTGGTTCTTTGCTACGCTGGCGGCGGTCGCCGAGTCTCTGATCCCTGTCCCGGGTGCTCCGCGTCTGGTGCACGCAGCTCGCCACGCGGGTTTCACCACCGTCCTCCTGGCTACCCCTGAGCCCCCTCGCCGCCTCCTGCTCTTCGACCTGATCCCAGTGGTGTCCGTGGCGGGCTGGCCCGAGGGGGCTCGGAGCCACTCGTGGGCCGGTCCGCTGGCCTCTGAGTCGGCTTCCTTCTACCTGGTGCCCGGTGGCGGCACCGAGCGGCCGTGCGCCTCCGCCTGGCAGCTCTGTTTTGCCCGCCAGGAGCTGGCGCTCAAAGCGCGCATACCAGCGCCGCTGCTGCAGGCGCACGCGGCGGCCCAGGCGCTACTGCGCCCGCTGGTGGCCGGGACCCGGGCGGCGGCGCCCTACCTCCTGCGGACGCTGCTGTACTGGGCGTGCGAGCGGCTGCCTGCGCTCTACCTGGCGCGGCCAGAAAATGCGGGCGCCTGCTGCCTCGGGCTGCTAGACGAGCTCGGCCGAGTGCTCGAGGCCGGGACGTTGCCTCACTATTTTCTGAACGGCCGACAGCTCCGTACGGGGGACGACTCCGCTGCGCTGCTCGGAGAATTGGCCCGGCTCCGCGGGGACCCGGCCCGGGCCCTCCGTGCCGCGGTGGAGGAGGCCAAAGTGGCCCGCAAGGGGGGCGGTTTGGCGGGCGTGGGGGGCGGGGCCCATTAA